Proteins encoded by one window of Methanobacterium sp. CWC-01:
- a CDS encoding phage portal protein, translated as MNLKQAINQPLSAVARGARNLLQPSNQSRELLDALNQLQGVSFDTLNDFFTYYKQSYTSTAYLQLTPLVCHQLAVLNPWIESAIRAITDPISTAEWTATPRDPTEPDQVEIDYLSWLMNNPNPFQDAQTLTELLVRDKLATGSAYLELVPNSYGFPAAIYRVPPQKVEPKQVGDRIRYVRSNGYVFPDEYFLPLNRPNPFSDYKGLSPLVSLFSKLMLDEAVTEHNLRYFVKDVLKGLLSFSDKVNYADTEKELERIQTQVRDMQENGESGHLVTYGVTFQSLASNNKDMMTPEVESRIIDAIKAVYRVPPAKIMLIESGNLGGGTSEGQDETLNDTVLTESRKLIIPLQNRLSTLAGITNTTLSLKNLTKKNEYRESEVDTINLQNGSTTLNEVRTRRGLERYEDWRADQPLIPANLLPLSIVGSQGFAAELNLDQSPVNQSQTLKQVDKLIHEEGAEGAFIVRSIMNEI; from the coding sequence ATGAACCTGAAACAAGCAATTAACCAGCCACTCAGTGCAGTGGCACGTGGTGCACGTAATCTTCTCCAACCCTCTAACCAGAGCCGGGAACTCCTGGATGCACTTAACCAGTTACAGGGTGTTTCCTTCGACACCCTGAACGATTTCTTCACCTACTATAAGCAGAGCTACACCTCAACTGCGTATCTCCAATTAACACCCCTAGTTTGTCACCAGTTAGCTGTCCTAAACCCCTGGATAGAGAGTGCCATCCGGGCCATCACCGACCCGATAAGCACCGCGGAGTGGACCGCCACACCCCGGGACCCCACAGAACCGGATCAGGTGGAAATTGACTACCTCTCCTGGCTTATGAATAATCCTAACCCTTTCCAGGATGCTCAAACATTAACTGAGTTACTGGTCCGGGATAAATTAGCCACCGGATCTGCATACCTGGAATTAGTCCCGAATAGTTACGGCTTCCCCGCGGCGATATACCGGGTGCCACCCCAGAAGGTCGAACCGAAACAGGTGGGTGACAGGATACGGTATGTCCGGAGTAATGGCTACGTATTCCCTGATGAATATTTCCTACCACTTAACCGGCCCAATCCCTTCAGTGACTATAAAGGCCTATCACCCCTGGTCTCCTTGTTCTCGAAATTAATGCTGGATGAAGCGGTGACAGAGCACAACCTAAGATACTTCGTCAAGGACGTGTTAAAGGGTTTGCTGAGCTTCAGTGACAAAGTAAACTACGCAGATACTGAGAAAGAACTGGAGCGTATCCAAACTCAGGTTAGGGATATGCAAGAGAATGGGGAGAGTGGCCACCTGGTGACTTATGGTGTGACTTTCCAGAGCCTGGCCAGTAACAACAAGGACATGATGACACCAGAGGTGGAAAGCCGGATCATAGATGCTATCAAAGCCGTGTACCGTGTGCCACCCGCAAAGATCATGCTCATTGAATCAGGTAACCTTGGGGGCGGGACCAGTGAAGGACAGGATGAAACACTCAACGACACGGTCTTGACTGAGAGTAGAAAACTCATCATACCATTACAGAACCGCCTATCCACCCTGGCAGGGATAACCAACACCACCCTATCCTTGAAGAATCTGACCAAGAAGAATGAGTACCGTGAATCAGAGGTTGACACCATCAACTTACAGAACGGATCCACCACCCTCAACGAAGTCCGGACCCGCCGGGGCCTGGAAAGATATGAAGACTGGAGAGCAGACCAGCCCCTCATACCCGCGAATCTCCTACCACTTAGCATCGTGGGCAGCCAGGGATTCGCAGCTGAGTTAAACCTTGACCAAAGCCCTGTGAATCAGAGTCAGACCCTGAAACAAGTGGACAAACTCATCCATGAGGAGGGCGCTGAGGGTGCATTTATAGTCCGGTCAATTATGAACGAAATCTAA
- a CDS encoding zinc ribbon domain-containing protein, with product MGTFIKKLETKCPECGTQLTDPETKYCPECGAPYLPEPQLSRGTAIWIILALIFVFPIGVIGALVAYYDLNKKKEAWRQERLINAVERG from the coding sequence ATGGGAACTTTCATAAAAAAATTAGAAACTAAATGCCCAGAATGTGGGACACAACTTACAGATCCTGAAACTAAATATTGCCCAGAGTGTGGGGCACCTTACCTTCCGGAGCCACAACTTAGTCGTGGCACAGCGATATGGATAATCCTGGCCTTAATATTCGTGTTTCCTATTGGAGTGATAGGAGCATTGGTGGCTTATTATGATTTAAATAAAAAGAAGGAGGCGTGGAGGCAGGAACGATTAATAAACGCAGTCGAGAGAGGTTAA
- a CDS encoding Eco57I restriction-modification methylase domain-containing protein, with translation MRKFSDDKKLQLSILKHDILKAHLQKLDDGDFESEVSNYIYFYDKFLKKIFGYDLDKNIDHEKRFGRGKVEFSLKNDEGEDFMVIELKDQTVDLDKPQHRTNDKRTPVEQAWGYLQDAPSVNWIMVSNFQEFRLYNIEERGKYLCFTADELLDPDVFSYFMIAFSRRSHIEKGYADRIVHETLMSERDLEKNFYKLYHETRLMLIQELKHNSQLGRLDAIHYAQLILNRYMFICFAKDTGLLPAQISADTISTPILKGNIRRGSIWQRLNELFLDINEGNLDKKVSEYNGGLFREDLDFLKIRDQVDDQDIFKDAYQNWDFEVYEKDIEHLLGSAKDRVNPIYHNLLIISSFDFSSELDVNILGHIFENSIGDIEELKADTKGRRKKEGIFYTPDYITDYICRNTIIPYLSRTGKPNTVPELIGEYWGSDIEELDQKVKDIKIVDPACGSGAFLSKAADILVEIHEAIHNELYKDNKTLDKHFDTIQERRTILLNNIYGIDLNEESVEITKLSLFLKVCRKDLKLPNLDQNIKTGNSIIDDPEYTDKPFNWETEFPEIFQAGGFDIVIGNPPYVRHEKIKEIKPYLKDNYRVYTGLSDLYVYFFEKGLLLLKDEGMLAYISSNKFMTANYGKLLRELILKDTKFESYFDHSSDKVFDDAIVHSCVVVLKNTNPNENKVQVDNLFEILQSRLGIDSWSFENPVNLNLKDKIYGNKIKIKNLDDSKIYYGIKTGYMKAFVIDEKTKNRLILDDPKNAEIIKPFVRGKDLKKWKIDYNNLYLILSKSGIKLETEYPSLYQYFKKYEEKLNNRADQGKYWYNLRDCAYYAEFEKEKIIWAEIAPKPRFTIDEDNLFCETASFIMKKPKYYDLKYLAALLNSNLLFWVFKQISPQIEGKRLRYKKQYVEQLPIYPATPEEQQSLVELADVMLDLNKQLQDEVDGFLDWLKHTFGVEKLSKKLEKYYELDLDTFLEELRKKKVDVKTRRNYQTLKKEFEESLSAIVPLQQRIQSTDDEIDRMVYELYGLSDDEIKIIEDSLKN, from the coding sequence ATGCGGAAGTTTAGTGATGATAAAAAACTGCAGTTAAGTATCCTTAAACATGATATCCTCAAGGCTCACCTCCAGAAACTAGATGATGGGGATTTTGAGTCGGAGGTTAGTAATTATATCTATTTTTATGACAAATTTTTGAAAAAGATTTTTGGTTATGATCTTGATAAGAACATTGACCATGAAAAGAGATTCGGCCGGGGCAAGGTTGAATTCTCCCTTAAGAATGATGAGGGTGAGGATTTCATGGTTATTGAACTTAAGGACCAAACTGTGGATCTGGATAAACCTCAACACCGTACTAATGATAAACGGACACCAGTGGAGCAGGCCTGGGGTTACCTCCAGGATGCGCCCTCGGTTAATTGGATAATGGTCAGTAACTTCCAGGAATTCAGATTATATAACATTGAAGAACGAGGGAAGTATCTCTGCTTCACCGCTGATGAACTTCTGGACCCTGATGTATTTTCTTATTTCATGATCGCATTTTCCCGGAGGAGTCATATAGAAAAAGGTTATGCAGATAGGATAGTTCATGAGACCCTTATGAGTGAGCGTGACTTGGAGAAGAATTTCTATAAATTGTACCATGAAACCAGGTTGATGCTCATCCAGGAACTCAAACACAACAGTCAACTCGGGAGGTTAGATGCTATTCACTATGCCCAGTTAATCCTTAACAGGTACATGTTCATCTGCTTCGCAAAGGACACTGGACTCCTACCAGCACAGATATCAGCGGACACCATCTCCACACCTATACTGAAAGGGAACATACGGCGTGGGAGTATCTGGCAACGCCTTAACGAACTATTCCTGGATATTAATGAAGGAAACCTTGACAAGAAGGTGAGTGAGTATAATGGCGGCCTATTCCGGGAGGACTTAGACTTCCTGAAAATACGGGATCAGGTTGATGATCAGGATATATTCAAAGACGCTTATCAGAACTGGGACTTCGAGGTATATGAAAAAGACATCGAACACCTCCTCGGCTCGGCCAAGGACCGAGTTAACCCGATCTACCACAACCTACTAATCATTTCATCCTTTGACTTCTCATCAGAATTAGACGTGAATATACTGGGCCACATCTTCGAGAACAGCATCGGAGACATCGAAGAACTTAAAGCCGACACCAAGGGGAGGCGGAAGAAAGAGGGCATTTTCTACACTCCGGATTATATCACTGATTACATTTGCAGGAACACCATCATACCCTACCTAAGCCGAACCGGAAAGCCCAACACAGTACCTGAATTGATAGGTGAATATTGGGGATCCGATATTGAAGAATTAGATCAAAAGGTCAAAGATATCAAAATAGTAGACCCCGCCTGTGGCAGCGGAGCATTCCTGAGCAAAGCAGCAGACATCCTGGTGGAAATCCACGAAGCCATCCATAATGAACTATACAAGGACAATAAAACCCTTGACAAACACTTCGACACCATCCAAGAAAGACGAACCATCCTCCTAAACAACATCTACGGAATAGACCTAAACGAAGAATCCGTAGAAATAACCAAACTATCCCTCTTCCTAAAAGTCTGCAGAAAAGACCTCAAACTACCCAACCTAGACCAAAACATCAAAACCGGGAACAGCATCATAGACGACCCAGAGTACACTGATAAACCCTTCAACTGGGAAACAGAATTCCCCGAAATCTTCCAAGCCGGAGGATTTGACATAGTAATAGGAAACCCCCCCTACGTCAGACATGAAAAGATAAAAGAAATTAAACCATATTTAAAAGACAATTACAGAGTTTATACTGGTCTTTCTGATCTTTATGTATATTTCTTTGAAAAGGGGCTTCTATTGCTCAAAGACGAGGGAATGTTAGCATATATATCCTCAAATAAGTTTATGACAGCTAATTATGGGAAGCTTTTACGTGAACTTATTTTAAAGGATACAAAGTTTGAATCTTATTTTGATCACAGCTCTGATAAAGTATTCGATGATGCCATTGTACATTCCTGTGTTGTAGTTCTAAAAAATACTAATCCTAACGAAAATAAGGTTCAAGTTGATAATTTATTTGAAATTCTTCAGTCTCGATTGGGAATTGATAGTTGGAGCTTTGAAAACCCAGTTAATCTAAATTTAAAAGATAAAATATATGGAAATAAGATAAAAATTAAGAATTTGGATGATTCCAAAATTTATTATGGAATAAAAACTGGATATATGAAGGCCTTTGTTATTGATGAAAAAACCAAGAATAGGTTAATATTAGATGATCCAAAAAATGCAGAGATAATTAAGCCCTTTGTACGTGGAAAAGACCTAAAGAAATGGAAAATTGATTATAACAATTTATATTTAATTTTATCTAAGAGTGGCATCAAACTAGAAACAGAGTACCCATCATTATACCAATATTTTAAAAAATACGAAGAAAAATTAAATAATCGAGCAGATCAGGGAAAATATTGGTATAATTTAAGAGATTGTGCTTACTATGCTGAATTTGAAAAAGAAAAGATAATTTGGGCCGAAATAGCACCAAAACCTCGTTTTACAATAGATGAAGATAATTTATTTTGTGAAACAGCTAGTTTTATCATGAAAAAACCCAAATATTATGATTTAAAATATTTAGCTGCTTTACTCAATTCTAATTTATTATTCTGGGTATTCAAACAAATCAGTCCACAAATAGAAGGTAAACGATTACGTTATAAAAAGCAATACGTGGAACAACTACCCATCTACCCTGCTACTCCTGAAGAGCAGCAATCTTTAGTTGAGTTGGCGGATGTGATGCTTGATCTTAACAAGCAACTGCAGGATGAAGTAGATGGTTTTCTTGATTGGCTGAAGCATACCTTTGGCGTTGAAAAGTTATCCAAGAAGTTGGAGAAGTATTATGAACTTGACCTGGACACATTCCTCGAGGAACTAAGGAAGAAGAAGGTTGATGTGAAAACCAGGAGGAATTATCAGACTTTGAAGAAGGAGTTTGAGGAGAGTTTATCAGCTATTGTTCCTTTGCAGCAGAGGATCCAGTCTACTGATGATGAGATTGACCGGATGGTTTATGAGTTGTATGGTTTATCTGATGATGAGATAAAGATTATCGAGGACAGTTTGAAAAATTAA
- a CDS encoding terminase large subunit domain-containing protein, translating into MAYPLTPELEPGEEILYNKYEQAKWSPATLAMVTSNDRWKLFDHLRLLDDLLLFMNNRQVHRSMTWMPPQHGKSLLISKYFPVWYLGENPDDRFIECSYESDYAAWWNKQARDVFREWAPQIWGHKLKPDSQTKKHWDLHGYEGGSHSAGADAALTGQRGDFINVDDPHKNRKEAKSPLIQLNVYEWYTDVVDTRLSKKGLINITQTRWDLRDLSGRILHDKDGNINEPHLYLDQELLEHLQNGGVLDKDTWVILRLPAIAEEKDILNRHPGEALCPELHPIHDLKAKKKRMRGRFDAQYQGTPIPDEGEIFSADWFKIIPPGHPLLKNLVKTVRGWDLAGTKKKKGQSENQGAARTAGTMGSRTTTNDLVIHDCVTLREKPGAARTFIKAKAIEDNKNEKVKVLVVHDPGQAAIDQMERYAEEFKGTGVDFKPVKESVYGSKGDRAENVADHAALFHIYLVEGDWNYDFIKEHVDFPNGRFKDRVDSMSVVFSELFKIGEEIKPRVEQIQIW; encoded by the coding sequence ATGGCATACCCACTGACCCCAGAGTTAGAGCCAGGGGAAGAGATCTTATACAACAAATACGAGCAGGCCAAGTGGAGTCCAGCGACACTGGCAATGGTGACCAGTAATGATCGCTGGAAATTATTTGACCATTTAAGATTGCTTGATGATCTCTTACTGTTTATGAATAACCGGCAAGTCCACAGGTCCATGACGTGGATGCCACCTCAGCATGGTAAAAGTTTACTAATTTCTAAATACTTCCCGGTATGGTACCTGGGAGAAAACCCTGATGACCGTTTTATTGAATGTAGTTATGAATCAGACTACGCGGCCTGGTGGAATAAACAAGCCCGGGATGTATTCAGAGAATGGGCGCCACAAATATGGGGCCATAAATTAAAGCCAGACAGCCAAACCAAAAAACACTGGGACTTACATGGCTATGAAGGAGGATCACATTCAGCCGGAGCCGACGCAGCCCTAACCGGTCAACGTGGAGATTTCATAAACGTAGACGACCCCCATAAAAACAGGAAAGAAGCTAAAAGTCCACTAATCCAACTAAATGTTTATGAATGGTACACTGATGTCGTTGACACCCGCCTATCCAAGAAGGGATTAATCAACATCACACAAACCCGCTGGGATCTAAGGGACTTGTCCGGCCGGATCCTGCATGACAAGGACGGTAACATTAACGAACCTCACCTGTACTTGGACCAAGAACTTCTCGAACACCTGCAAAATGGAGGAGTACTTGACAAAGACACTTGGGTTATTCTACGCTTACCAGCAATCGCAGAAGAAAAAGACATCCTAAACCGTCACCCCGGGGAAGCATTATGCCCCGAGTTACACCCCATCCATGACTTAAAGGCAAAGAAAAAGAGGATGCGTGGTAGATTTGATGCACAATACCAGGGAACACCAATACCTGATGAGGGAGAAATCTTCAGCGCGGATTGGTTCAAGATCATACCCCCTGGTCATCCTCTACTTAAAAACTTGGTGAAAACTGTTAGGGGATGGGATCTTGCTGGGACAAAGAAAAAGAAAGGCCAAAGCGAGAACCAAGGAGCTGCACGAACGGCGGGGACTATGGGCAGCCGGACCACTACTAATGATCTTGTCATCCATGATTGTGTTACCCTAAGAGAAAAACCTGGAGCTGCCAGGACATTCATCAAAGCCAAAGCCATTGAGGATAATAAAAATGAAAAAGTGAAAGTCCTCGTAGTCCACGACCCTGGACAAGCCGCCATAGACCAGATGGAAAGATATGCTGAAGAATTCAAGGGAACCGGCGTCGACTTCAAACCAGTCAAGGAATCAGTTTACGGTAGTAAAGGGGATCGAGCTGAAAATGTTGCAGACCACGCAGCACTATTCCACATCTACCTGGTAGAAGGAGACTGGAATTACGATTTTATCAAAGAACATGTGGACTTCCCTAATGGCAGGTTCAAAGACAGAGTAGATTCAATGAGCGTAGTGTTCAGTGAACTATTCAAAATAGGTGAAGAGATCAAGCCTCGTGTTGAACAAATACAAATCTGGTAA